Genomic window (Trueperaceae bacterium):
GCGCGATGCGGGGGCCGTGCACGGCGTTCGCTTCGGGGTCGAGCGTCACGCCGAGGAACGCCAGGTCCTCGACGACGCGGGCCCGCATCCGCGCGTCGTTCTCCCCCACGCCGCCGGTGAACACGAGGGCGTCGAGGCCGCCCATCGCGGCGGCGTAGGCGCCGACGGTCTTGCGGATGCGGTAGGCGTAGACCTCGAGCGCCGCCGCGGCGTCGTCGTTCCCGGCGTCCGCAGCGCGCCACACGTCGCGCAGGTCGTTGGAGACCCCGGACAGGCCCCACACGCCGGACTCGCGGTTCAGGAGGGCGTCGAGCGCGTCGACGTCCATGCCGGTGCGCAGCAGGTGCAACGGCACGCCCGGATCGACGTCGCCCGCGCGGGTCCCCATCACGAGGCCCTCGAGGGGGGTGAAGCCCATGCTGGTGTCGACGCTGCGGCCGTGGCGGATCGCGGCGGCGCTGGCGCCGTTGCCGAGGTGCAGCGTCACGATGCGGAGCGCCTCGCGCGGGCGTCCGAGGCGCCGCGCGAGGTCGCGGGAGACCGCGTCGTGGCTGGTGCCGTGGAAGCCGTAGCGGCGGATGCCGTGCTCGCGGTACAGCGCCATGGGGAGGGCGTACAGGAAGGCGCGCCGCGGAAGGTCGGCGTGGAAGGCGGTGTCGAACACCGCGACGTGCTCCGCGGCGGGCAACGCCGCGCGGGCCGCGCGGACGCCGGCGAGGTTCGCGGGGACGTGGAGCGGTGCGAGCGGGGCGAGCGCGTCGAGGTCGGCGAGGGTGGCGTCGTCGAGGCGGACCGGGGCGGTGTAGCGCTCGCCGCCGTGCACGATGCGGTGCCCGACGCGCGTCACGGCGCGGGGGTCGAGGGCGTCGCCCGCCAGGTCGAGCGCCGCGCGGAACGCCGCCGCCACGTCCGGGAGCGGCCCGACCCGCTCGCCGCCGTCGCGGACCGCGACGCGGGCGTCGTCGCGACCGATGCGCTCCGCCAGGACCGACGGCCCGCCGGGCACCTGCGCCAGCTTGAGGCTGGAGCTGCCGGCGTTGACGACGAGGACCGGCGCGTCGGTCGATCGGGGGGCGTCGGTCGATCGGGGGGCTTCGTTCACCGCTTCCCACCTCCGCCGCGCCGCGGGGCGCGTTCGGCCCGAGGGGGTCGGGCGGCGCCCGGCGCAGCGGCGCAGTGTACCAACGCGCCGCACCCCGCGCCGCCGCACCGGCGGCGGGCCCGTCCCGGCCCGGGACGGGACGAGAGGCCACCCCCACCCCTCCCGCCCCCGCGCCTTGAGTCCCCCGGACGCAGGTTATGTGGTACGCATCACCACGCGGGGGTGGGGGCGGGGATAGCCTGCATGCAGCGGAGGTGAGGCATGTTCAAACTGTTCACCGTGGAGACCGCCAACGACCTGCTCGACGCCGTCGACGAACGCCTCACGGCGCTCGAGACCGCCGTCCGCGAGCTTCGCGACGCGCACGCCCGGGCCCGCGACGCTCGGCGCGACGCCGCGGAAGCGCTCGCGCTCCGCCAGGAGATCGGCTTCCTGGCCGGCGCGGCCCACGACGCCCGACGCGACCTCGAACGCCTCGGCGTGCAGGTCCCCGACCTCGAGGCCGGCGTCGTGGAGTTCCCCGCCCGCGTCGGGGGCGAAATCGTGCACCTCGTCTGGGAACGCGGCGAGCACGCCGTCACGCGCTACCACCGCCTGACCGGCGACGCGACGACGTACCCCCTGGACGTCGGCGACGTCACCCCCACGCCGCGCGACGAGAACGCCCCGCAGGGCGCGTCCGACCCCCGCGCCTGACGCGCCCTCAGGCGCCGTCCGGCGGCCACACGAGCGCCGGACGGAATCCCAACGCGTCCGCCGCGGCGAACACCACCCGAACGCCCGGCACGACCGGCGAGGCGGGCGGCGTCGCGCCGTGCACGTGCGCGTACACGAGCGCGTCCGGCGCGAACGCCGCGATCCGCTCCAGGAACCCCGACGCCTCCAACGCCGGGTTCGTCGGCGGGAAGTGCAGCATCACGATGCGCACGTCGCCCGGCTCCGCCAGGTCGCGCGCCGCCGCCAACGACAGGTCGAGCCGCCCGAGCTCGCGCGCGTGGATCTTGCGGTCCTCGTCGGTGAAGCCGGGACTGCCGGGGCACGTCCACCCGCGGGTGCCCGCGACGACGACGCCGTCGATGCGGACGGCGTCGTTCTGCACCGCCCACGTGCCGCTCGGCAGGGCGGCACGAAGCTTGCCGATCGCCGGCCACCAGTAGTCGTGGTTGCCGCGCAGGAGGACCTTGCGGCCGGGCAACGCGGCGAGATCGTGGAGGTCGTCGAGGGCGGCGTCGAACCGCAACGCCCACGACACGTCGCCCGGCACCAGCACCAGGTCGTCGTCCCGCACGACCGCCCGCCACCCCTCGAAGAACGCCTCCGGGTGGCCGGCCCAGTGCGGCCCGAAGACGTCCATGGGTTTCGGGTCGCGGCGCGACAGGTGGGGATCGCCGATGGCCAGGACGCGCATGCGGGCGGCAGTCTACCCCGGCCCCCACGCCACGCCCGACGCGGTGACGCCCGACCGGTCGAGCGCCGCGACGGCGTCGGCGGCGCGAACGCCCGAGCGCGGGTCGCGCCAGTCCGGCGCGACGTCCAGGAGCGGCACCAGCACGA
Coding sequences:
- a CDS encoding acetate/propionate family kinase, whose product is MNEAPRSTDAPRSTDAPVLVVNAGSSSLKLAQVPGGPSVLAERIGRDDARVAVRDGGERVGPLPDVAAAFRAALDLAGDALDPRAVTRVGHRIVHGGERYTAPVRLDDATLADLDALAPLAPLHVPANLAGVRAARAALPAAEHVAVFDTAFHADLPRRAFLYALPMALYREHGIRRYGFHGTSHDAVSRDLARRLGRPREALRIVTLHLGNGASAAAIRHGRSVDTSMGFTPLEGLVMGTRAGDVDPGVPLHLLRTGMDVDALDALLNRESGVWGLSGVSNDLRDVWRAADAGNDDAAAALEVYAYRIRKTVGAYAAAMGGLDALVFTGGVGENDARMRARVVEDLAFLGVTLDPEANAVHGPRIARREADVEVWALPTDEEGRIADATRALLEGREDGA
- a CDS encoding metallophosphoesterase — its product is MRVLAIGDPHLSRRDPKPMDVFGPHWAGHPEAFFEGWRAVVRDDDLVLVPGDVSWALRFDAALDDLHDLAALPGRKVLLRGNHDYWWPAIGKLRAALPSGTWAVQNDAVRIDGVVVAGTRGWTCPGSPGFTDEDRKIHARELGRLDLSLAAARDLAEPGDVRIVMLHFPPTNPALEASGFLERIAAFAPDALVYAHVHGATPPASPVVPGVRVVFAAADALGFRPALVWPPDGA
- a CDS encoding DUF2203 family protein, with translation MFKLFTVETANDLLDAVDERLTALETAVRELRDAHARARDARRDAAEALALRQEIGFLAGAAHDARRDLERLGVQVPDLEAGVVEFPARVGGEIVHLVWERGEHAVTRYHRLTGDATTYPLDVGDVTPTPRDENAPQGASDPRA